In one Microbulbifer pacificus genomic region, the following are encoded:
- a CDS encoding glycosyltransferase family 2 protein, translated as MESVVDSAAASSAPSLAVVVPCYNEEAVIAETTAELLAVLAELESEGRISALSKIYFVDDGSRDATWPMLETLARKNERIVAVALSRNRGHQNALYAGLSQTCEDMVVSIDADLQDGPENIAVMVDAYRTGFEVVYGVREERESDTRFKRMTAEGYYRLMQLLGVDLVFNHADFRLMSRRAVDTLLQYPETNLFLRGMVRELGFRSTSVAYARRPRLAGESKYPLRRMLSLAWKGVTAFSIAPLRAITVLGLVSGGLALGLIAWVLSVKLFSNSVVPGWASIMVPVLFIGSVQLLCLGVIGEYLGKIYEEVKRRPRFHLREVVGAEPVLAADVESRGASIRSLNTQVYDNVSD; from the coding sequence ATGGAATCCGTAGTTGACTCTGCCGCTGCGTCATCGGCGCCGTCCCTTGCCGTTGTGGTCCCCTGCTACAACGAAGAGGCGGTGATCGCGGAAACCACTGCGGAATTGCTGGCAGTACTGGCGGAGTTGGAGAGCGAAGGGCGGATCTCGGCCCTGTCAAAAATCTATTTCGTGGACGATGGCAGTCGTGACGCCACCTGGCCGATGCTGGAAACGCTTGCCCGTAAAAACGAACGTATCGTAGCCGTAGCACTTTCACGCAATCGCGGCCATCAAAATGCGCTGTACGCCGGCCTCTCGCAGACCTGTGAAGATATGGTCGTCAGTATCGATGCGGACCTGCAGGATGGGCCGGAAAACATCGCCGTTATGGTGGATGCCTATCGCACCGGCTTTGAAGTTGTTTACGGTGTACGTGAGGAGCGGGAGAGTGATACCCGGTTCAAGCGCATGACCGCGGAAGGGTATTACCGCCTGATGCAGCTTCTCGGTGTGGACTTGGTGTTCAATCACGCGGACTTTCGTCTGATGTCGCGGCGCGCGGTGGATACCCTGCTGCAGTATCCGGAAACCAACCTTTTTCTGCGCGGCATGGTGCGTGAGCTCGGTTTCCGCTCCACCTCTGTGGCCTACGCGCGGAGGCCGCGATTGGCGGGTGAGAGTAAATATCCGTTGCGGCGAATGCTGTCGCTGGCGTGGAAGGGGGTTACCGCATTTTCCATTGCGCCACTCAGAGCCATCACCGTGCTCGGTCTGGTTTCTGGTGGGTTGGCACTGGGGCTGATCGCCTGGGTTTTGTCGGTGAAACTTTTCTCCAACTCCGTGGTGCCGGGCTGGGCATCAATCATGGTTCCGGTGCTGTTTATTGGCAGTGTGCAGCTGTTGTGCCTGGGAGTGATAGGGGAATACCTGGGGAAAATTTACGAAGAAGTGAAGCGCCGACCCCGGTTCCACCTGCGGGAGGTGGTCGGCGCGGAGCCGGTGTTGGCTGCGGATGTCGAGTCCCGGGGGGCGAGTATCCGCAGCCTGAACACTCAGGTGTACGACAACGTATCGGACTGA
- a CDS encoding GtrA family protein, whose translation MRRPDSDVTVPRRLWHWLERAGRFAAVGGVATGLQYLLLAALVELAALNAVVSSALAFCLSAIANYLLNFYFTFGGGAHHGQALPKFAVVASCGLASNTVCFSVMLYFLPYLLAQVVATLITLVGNFLLHQFWIYREPQWNP comes from the coding sequence ATGCGACGGCCTGACAGTGACGTTACTGTGCCGCGTCGGTTGTGGCATTGGCTGGAACGGGCAGGGCGCTTTGCCGCGGTGGGCGGAGTGGCAACCGGATTGCAGTATTTGCTGTTGGCGGCATTGGTGGAACTGGCTGCACTGAATGCGGTGGTGTCATCTGCACTGGCCTTCTGTCTGTCGGCGATAGCGAACTACCTGCTTAATTTCTACTTTACGTTCGGCGGTGGTGCGCATCACGGACAGGCCCTGCCGAAGTTCGCCGTGGTCGCGTCCTGTGGTCTGGCCAGCAACACGGTGTGTTTTTCAGTCATGCTGTATTTTTTACCTTATTTGCTGGCTCAGGTGGTCGCAACGCTGATCACGTTGGTCGGTAACTTTCTTCTGCATCAATTCTGGATCTATCGGGAGCCGCAATGGAATCCGTAG
- a CDS encoding glycosyltransferase family 39 protein yields MDRRWWGYAGLYLLIILGIWLRVDQVFTHNPMDHIWSDPQRHWEQGTETLRRDPMTLTDPVMYQVYVGVLAKLTLGEPLLVAFFTALLACLTPWIWYRFARELLPGRMQATAVWAALSLLPSWIAIYSYFMQETLLLPLLGAALYASWRCRRKQTLASFLLMVVLWTLAGLTRGIAIPLAAVVTTWLWLVQSRKLAKAGYSLLLLGLLMGPLAYRSYAVMHMVSPHGIGQLVALYLRSGKREIHVHYSRQGAQWNYWFGSPSTGERPLAPLSDWTTSRDGQVHARVRIENGADDWNRALERYPWTMERYLSLTGENLIYLFFGSSWPDNNRERWLEAVNHQSRWLWTPLTLLLVVGSVFYWRRLRGTRLFTAVLMTWILVQGLLPIAVNEGRYRKPAEGLLLTQAILLLGVMRRRARRDDTVAGESSWLADGGLAIDPLLPSTSTLSERKIRRETDDATA; encoded by the coding sequence ATGGATCGCCGCTGGTGGGGGTATGCCGGGCTTTACCTGCTGATTATCCTGGGAATCTGGCTGCGGGTGGACCAGGTGTTCACGCACAATCCCATGGATCACATCTGGAGTGACCCCCAGCGCCACTGGGAGCAGGGCACAGAGACCCTGCGGCGCGATCCCATGACGCTCACCGATCCGGTGATGTATCAGGTCTATGTGGGGGTGCTGGCCAAACTCACTCTGGGTGAACCACTGCTGGTTGCCTTTTTTACTGCGCTGCTGGCATGTCTGACTCCCTGGATCTGGTACCGCTTTGCGCGTGAACTTCTGCCCGGGCGTATGCAGGCGACCGCAGTCTGGGCCGCGTTGTCCCTGCTGCCATCCTGGATTGCGATCTACAGCTATTTCATGCAGGAAACCCTGCTGTTGCCTCTGCTGGGGGCTGCGCTTTATGCCAGCTGGCGCTGCCGACGCAAACAAACCTTGGCGAGCTTTCTGTTGATGGTTGTGTTGTGGACACTGGCGGGGTTGACGCGGGGCATTGCCATTCCACTGGCGGCAGTCGTTACTACCTGGTTGTGGCTGGTGCAGTCGCGAAAGCTGGCGAAGGCGGGTTACAGCCTGCTTCTGCTCGGCCTGTTGATGGGGCCGCTGGCGTACCGCAGTTACGCGGTCATGCATATGGTCTCTCCCCACGGTATAGGCCAGTTGGTGGCGCTGTACTTGCGATCCGGCAAACGGGAAATCCACGTGCATTACAGCCGACAGGGCGCGCAGTGGAACTACTGGTTTGGCTCGCCCTCCACGGGTGAACGGCCTCTCGCTCCTCTGAGTGACTGGACCACCTCTCGGGATGGCCAGGTGCATGCGCGCGTCCGCATCGAAAACGGCGCCGATGACTGGAACCGCGCTCTCGAAAGGTATCCCTGGACAATGGAGCGGTATCTGTCGCTGACGGGAGAGAACCTGATATATCTGTTTTTCGGTTCATCCTGGCCAGATAACAACCGCGAACGCTGGCTCGAAGCCGTCAATCACCAGAGCCGCTGGCTGTGGACGCCGTTGACCCTGTTGCTGGTTGTGGGCTCGGTTTTTTACTGGCGCCGGTTGCGCGGTACGCGCCTGTTCACGGCAGTGCTGATGACCTGGATACTGGTACAGGGGCTGCTGCCCATTGCGGTCAATGAAGGGCGGTATCGCAAACCGGCGGAGGGACTGCTGCTCACTCAGGCGATATTGCTGCTTGGTGTGATGCGCCGCCGCGCGCGTCGGGATGACACTGTGGCAGGTGAGAGTTCTTGGCTGGCCGACGGTGGTTTGGCAATTGATCCTCTGCTGCCCTCTACCTCGACGTTATCGGAGCGGAAAATCCGGCGAGAAACAGACGATGCGACGGCCTGA
- a CDS encoding isoprenylcysteine carboxylmethyltransferase family protein, with amino-acid sequence MKKIKNKVRGKSGVDSAVAQDCPNSPTSIWINLFALAISLGAVVWLRAYGQDLDVKTHALVIVAVALALPIIVLEWLILKPYRNPSAGLDFGRRNYSLGRTAVKLLGFYLAVGSVAFVYWLFPEYHGSFYDNYFSVVRAVLPWWLLLAVPYFYLLDGAMLDPKDSYWHLGRWLLGKRRGISGKAIGQLYLGWLVKLFFLPLMFVYMGNNLGTLLAFDFSRLLDSFKAVFDFTFNFLFYIDLLFVTVGYVCTLRLFDSHIRTAEPSFLGWGVALIGYQPFWSLFSGTYLKYDDAPAWGFWFWDTPMAYGIWGSVILLLIAIYVWASIPFGIRFSNLTHRGILTNGPYRYTKHPAYISKNISWWMISMPFMVSASVPEALRHSLLLLMVNFIYFMRARTEERHLSWDPTYVAYANYIGERGMFAFLGRWFPLLRFGHGHLFYRGADVPPPAPLVTGSVPAGVTAPASS; translated from the coding sequence ATGAAAAAAATAAAAAACAAAGTGCGCGGAAAGTCGGGTGTGGATTCTGCGGTGGCTCAGGACTGCCCGAATTCGCCCACCAGTATCTGGATCAACCTGTTTGCGCTGGCAATCTCACTGGGGGCGGTCGTTTGGCTTCGCGCCTACGGCCAGGATCTGGACGTGAAAACCCACGCGTTGGTCATTGTGGCGGTGGCTTTGGCGCTGCCGATCATCGTGCTTGAGTGGTTGATCCTGAAGCCCTATCGCAATCCCTCGGCGGGGCTGGATTTCGGGCGCAGGAATTACAGCTTGGGCCGCACGGCGGTGAAACTGCTGGGGTTTTATCTCGCCGTCGGTTCCGTGGCCTTTGTGTACTGGTTGTTCCCCGAGTATCACGGTTCCTTTTACGACAACTACTTCTCGGTAGTGCGCGCAGTTCTGCCCTGGTGGCTGTTGCTTGCCGTGCCGTATTTCTATCTGCTGGACGGCGCCATGCTCGATCCCAAAGACAGCTACTGGCATCTTGGCCGCTGGCTGTTGGGCAAGCGCCGCGGTATTTCCGGCAAGGCGATCGGGCAACTGTATCTGGGCTGGCTGGTGAAGCTGTTTTTCTTGCCGCTGATGTTTGTGTATATGGGGAACAACCTCGGCACCCTGCTGGCATTTGATTTCTCGCGGCTTCTGGACAGCTTCAAGGCAGTCTTCGATTTTACCTTCAACTTCCTGTTTTATATCGACCTGCTGTTTGTCACCGTGGGGTATGTGTGCACCCTGCGGTTGTTTGATTCCCATATCCGTACCGCGGAACCCAGCTTTCTCGGCTGGGGTGTGGCGCTGATCGGCTACCAGCCGTTCTGGAGTCTGTTTTCCGGCACCTATCTCAAATATGACGACGCCCCTGCCTGGGGATTCTGGTTCTGGGATACACCGATGGCATACGGAATCTGGGGTTCGGTCATTCTGCTACTGATTGCCATTTACGTGTGGGCCAGTATTCCCTTCGGTATCCGTTTCTCGAACCTGACCCATCGCGGCATTCTCACTAACGGCCCCTATCGCTATACCAAGCACCCGGCATATATCAGCAAGAATATCTCCTGGTGGATGATTTCCATGCCGTTCATGGTAAGTGCCAGCGTACCGGAAGCGCTGCGCCATTCACTGTTGCTATTGATGGTGAACTTCATCTATTTCATGCGCGCGCGCACCGAGGAGCGCCACCTGTCATGGGATCCCACTTATGTGGCTTATGCCAATTACATCGGTGAGCGGGGCATGTTTGCCTTTCTCGGTCGCTGGTTCCCACTGCTGCGCTTTGGTCATGGCCACCTGTTTTACCGTGGGGCGGATGTGCCGCCGCCTGCACCGCTGGTGACCGGCAGCGTCCCTGCCGGTGTCACCGCGCCGGCCAGCTCCTGA
- a CDS encoding sulfite exporter TauE/SafE family protein, with the protein MPEWSSLGAALVIGFLGSSHCIGMCGGISGALGLAVPGQKPAWPRLLGYSTGRVASYTLMGLLVGLLGAYVATDIASSLAPLRLLAGCMLIAMALYLADWWRGLVWLERAGSPLWRGLQPLSRKLLPVKSTAHAMALGALWGWLPCGLVYSALTFALAQGGGGQAALSMLAFGIGTLPAVLATGFAATRLRETVRRRGVRLSMAVLVLLFGIWTIWGALGHGDHGDHDGYHAARQGADNTGEHSTTSKTTSKHHSEHHAEDRISPRAPQNRERGEYQDEHSHQHHGSHHPGEDFNAGSGN; encoded by the coding sequence ATGCCGGAGTGGAGCAGCCTCGGCGCCGCCCTGGTCATCGGTTTCCTGGGCAGCAGCCATTGTATCGGTATGTGCGGGGGGATCTCTGGTGCTCTCGGGCTGGCAGTGCCCGGGCAGAAGCCCGCCTGGCCGCGCCTGCTGGGTTATTCCACTGGGCGTGTGGCCAGCTATACCCTCATGGGGCTGTTGGTCGGTCTGCTGGGCGCCTATGTAGCGACCGATATCGCCAGCAGCCTCGCCCCTCTGCGCCTGCTGGCAGGATGCATGCTGATCGCCATGGCACTGTACCTGGCGGATTGGTGGCGCGGCCTGGTATGGCTGGAGCGTGCGGGTTCTCCGCTGTGGCGCGGGTTGCAGCCACTGTCGCGGAAGTTATTGCCGGTCAAGTCTACGGCTCACGCCATGGCGCTTGGCGCGCTGTGGGGCTGGCTTCCCTGTGGCCTGGTGTATAGCGCGCTTACCTTTGCCCTGGCCCAGGGTGGAGGAGGGCAGGCGGCGCTGTCCATGCTCGCGTTCGGGATCGGCACACTGCCCGCGGTACTCGCTACCGGCTTCGCGGCCACACGCCTGCGGGAGACGGTGCGCAGACGCGGTGTCCGCCTGTCCATGGCGGTGCTGGTGTTACTGTTCGGCATCTGGACTATCTGGGGCGCGCTGGGACATGGCGATCACGGTGACCACGATGGGTATCATGCAGCGCGACAGGGTGCCGACAACACTGGCGAGCACAGTACTACCTCCAAAACTACCTCCAAACATCACTCGGAGCATCACGCCGAGGATCGGATTTCGCCGCGTGCGCCTCAGAATCGCGAACGGGGCGAATACCAAGACGAACATTCACACCAGCACCACGGTAGTCATCACCCGGGTGAGGATTTTAACGCCGGATCTGGGAACTGA
- the ccoS gene encoding cbb3-type cytochrome oxidase assembly protein CcoS, whose amino-acid sequence MDSIFLLVPLVILFVAGALKLFFWAVNSGQYDDLETEGRRILFDDDLPRETGKYQPGEAIDAATSKPDGPPGER is encoded by the coding sequence GTGGACAGTATTTTTCTGCTGGTCCCCCTGGTGATTCTTTTTGTCGCCGGTGCGCTGAAGCTGTTCTTTTGGGCGGTCAACAGTGGGCAGTACGACGATCTGGAGACCGAGGGGCGGCGCATCCTGTTTGATGACGACCTGCCGCGAGAAACTGGCAAATACCAGCCGGGGGAAGCGATAGACGCCGCAACATCGAAACCGGACGGCCCTCCGGGGGAGCGCTGA
- a CDS encoding heavy metal translocating P-type ATPase, giving the protein MTAPIAPLSTSARTATGPVDCYHCGLPVAEGSTFSVRIDGTLRPMCCPGCEAVAGAIVAGGLDNFYRFREQSSQRPELAPQTDRWSAYDLREVQSEFVRDLDGGSRPEKAAPLRVASLLIGGITCAACVWLIEKQLQQIPGVHRVSVNASTHRAQIAFDPEQVPVSRLFASLAAIGYRPAPATAANSERLILQERRAAMRRLGVAGLGTMQVMMFAIALYFGAGKGIEREFELFFRWVSLVVATPVVCYAAQPFFAAAWRALRTGQLVMDVPVSLAIGLAYGASVYATVFETGEVYFESISMFTFFLLLGRAVEMRARHRAGLASGGLAQLLPLAAQRLREQRGEQGDQSSLESVPVSALRVGDQILLRPGDTIPVDGVVIDGASGVDESVLTGESALQQKTAGSSVFAGSVNGDSSLTVEVSAAGKSTRLSAIEKLVERAQLDKPSQVALADRLAGRFIAAVLCIAVAAFVFWWQQAPDRAFWIALSVLVVTCPCALSLATPAALAAATLRLQQLGLLVARGHVLEALPGLNRVIFDKTGTLTEGEPRLRAIVPLRAGVAEVDVREIAAALEAHSNHPLARAFSPWIGRRTARELRSVTGRGVSGICGGEHYRLGRADFVLDPLGSMAVHPQVPVASGQWLLLGDSRGPLAWLGLGDEMRESAPSSVAQLREQGLASELLSGDQSVEVPRLAQLTGIETYRAGASPEQKLAHLQALQASGERLLMVGDGINDVPVLSGADVSVAMMSAADLAQSQADAILLQGDLRALPRAFALARKCRTIIRQNLAWAILYNLLALPLAFLGLVPPWAAAIGMSLSSLVVVVNALRLSHWQPAV; this is encoded by the coding sequence ATGACCGCCCCTATCGCGCCCCTGTCTACGTCCGCCCGCACCGCGACGGGTCCCGTAGACTGCTATCACTGCGGTTTACCGGTGGCAGAGGGCAGTACTTTCTCCGTCAGGATTGACGGCACACTCAGACCCATGTGCTGCCCCGGTTGTGAGGCGGTAGCGGGTGCCATCGTGGCCGGTGGGCTCGACAACTTTTACCGCTTTCGCGAGCAGAGCAGCCAGCGCCCGGAGCTGGCACCGCAGACCGACCGTTGGAGTGCCTACGACCTGCGCGAGGTCCAGAGCGAGTTTGTGCGCGATCTTGATGGAGGTTCGCGCCCTGAGAAGGCTGCGCCACTGCGGGTAGCGAGCCTGTTGATCGGCGGTATTACCTGCGCCGCCTGCGTGTGGCTGATCGAAAAACAGCTGCAACAGATACCGGGTGTACACCGGGTGTCGGTCAATGCCAGTACCCATCGCGCGCAGATTGCCTTTGACCCGGAGCAAGTGCCCGTCAGCCGGCTGTTCGCCTCCCTCGCCGCCATCGGTTATCGCCCGGCACCCGCTACCGCTGCCAACAGCGAGCGCCTTATTCTGCAGGAGCGACGCGCCGCCATGCGTCGTCTGGGCGTGGCTGGGCTCGGTACCATGCAGGTCATGATGTTCGCGATTGCCCTCTATTTCGGCGCCGGAAAAGGTATTGAGCGCGAATTCGAGCTGTTCTTCCGCTGGGTGTCGCTGGTGGTCGCCACGCCGGTGGTCTGCTATGCGGCGCAACCGTTCTTTGCGGCGGCCTGGCGGGCACTGCGCACAGGCCAGCTGGTGATGGATGTGCCGGTTTCCCTCGCCATCGGCCTCGCCTATGGGGCGAGTGTCTATGCCACCGTATTTGAAACCGGTGAGGTGTATTTCGAGTCGATTTCCATGTTCACCTTCTTCCTGTTGCTGGGACGGGCAGTGGAAATGCGCGCGCGGCACCGCGCCGGGCTTGCCAGCGGCGGTCTGGCCCAGTTGCTGCCGCTGGCGGCTCAGCGCCTGCGCGAACAGAGGGGCGAACAGGGGGATCAATCTTCGCTTGAGTCGGTTCCGGTTTCGGCCCTCAGAGTTGGCGACCAAATACTGCTGCGCCCTGGAGATACCATCCCCGTAGACGGTGTGGTGATCGACGGCGCAAGTGGTGTTGATGAGTCCGTGCTTACCGGTGAATCGGCCCTGCAGCAAAAGACCGCTGGGAGCTCCGTGTTTGCGGGAAGCGTTAATGGTGACTCCTCGCTCACCGTGGAGGTCAGTGCTGCCGGTAAGAGTACCCGGTTGTCGGCGATAGAAAAGCTGGTGGAGCGCGCGCAGCTGGACAAGCCTTCACAGGTCGCGTTGGCGGACCGGTTAGCGGGGCGGTTTATTGCCGCAGTACTGTGTATTGCCGTGGCAGCTTTCGTATTCTGGTGGCAGCAGGCGCCGGACCGGGCCTTCTGGATCGCCTTGTCGGTACTGGTGGTGACCTGCCCCTGCGCTCTGTCTCTGGCGACACCGGCGGCGCTGGCGGCTGCGACTCTGCGCCTGCAGCAGTTGGGGCTGCTGGTGGCGCGAGGGCATGTGCTGGAAGCGCTGCCGGGACTCAACCGGGTGATTTTCGACAAAACCGGGACTCTTACGGAAGGCGAGCCGCGACTGCGGGCGATTGTTCCCCTGCGTGCCGGTGTGGCGGAGGTCGATGTGCGGGAGATCGCCGCCGCCCTCGAAGCTCACAGCAATCATCCACTGGCGCGGGCCTTCAGCCCCTGGATTGGCCGGCGCACGGCGCGAGAGCTGCGCTCGGTGACCGGGCGCGGTGTATCCGGTATCTGCGGCGGTGAGCACTACCGTCTTGGGCGGGCGGACTTTGTATTGGATCCTCTCGGCAGCATGGCTGTGCACCCGCAGGTGCCTGTGGCGTCTGGGCAGTGGCTACTGCTGGGGGATTCCCGCGGGCCGCTGGCCTGGCTGGGACTGGGGGACGAAATGCGCGAGAGTGCGCCGTCTTCTGTGGCGCAGTTGCGGGAGCAGGGGCTTGCGTCAGAGCTACTGAGTGGCGATCAGTCTGTGGAGGTACCGCGGTTGGCGCAGCTGACGGGTATCGAAACCTATCGCGCCGGTGCATCCCCCGAGCAGAAACTCGCGCACTTACAGGCGCTACAGGCGAGCGGAGAGCGCCTGCTGATGGTGGGAGATGGCATCAATGATGTGCCGGTGCTTTCCGGCGCGGATGTGTCGGTGGCGATGATGTCCGCCGCAGATCTGGCGCAGTCGCAAGCGGATGCCATCCTGCTGCAGGGAGACTTGCGTGCCTTGCCCAGGGCCTTTGCATTGGCGCGCAAGTGCCGCACAATTATTCGCCAGAATCTGGCGTGGGCCATTCTTTACAATCTGCTGGCGTTACCACTGGCGTTTCTCGGCCTGGTACCGCCGTGGGCGGCGGCTATCGGCATGTCGCTGAGTTCCCTGGTGGTTGTGGTCAACGCCCTGCGGCTGTCCCACTGGCAGCCGGCGGTCTGA
- a CDS encoding FixH family protein — MPQTAEKHSDAPAPWYREPWFWLVMSPLVLVIAVSFVMVSIAVRHGDDVVSDTYYKESRLYHFSAEQDQRARELGLAGVLLFLPEDRIVTLDLRGQLEYPEKLLLSLSHPVEADLDTHILLEQESIGRYRGRVEAPLQHRWYVQVIPELNPDAFREAPWRLKGEINFDIGNGVPLKPAEQ; from the coding sequence GTGCCTCAAACTGCAGAGAAACATTCGGACGCGCCGGCACCCTGGTACCGGGAGCCCTGGTTCTGGTTGGTCATGTCGCCGCTGGTACTGGTGATCGCGGTGTCCTTCGTCATGGTTTCCATTGCGGTGCGCCACGGCGATGACGTAGTGAGCGACACCTACTACAAGGAGAGCCGGTTATACCACTTCAGCGCCGAGCAGGATCAGCGTGCGCGAGAGTTGGGCCTGGCGGGAGTACTGCTGTTCTTGCCTGAGGACCGCATTGTCACACTGGACCTTCGCGGTCAGCTCGAATACCCAGAGAAGTTGCTGCTGTCCCTGAGCCATCCGGTCGAGGCAGACCTGGATACGCATATCCTGCTGGAGCAGGAGTCCATCGGCCGCTACCGTGGTCGGGTGGAGGCTCCGCTGCAGCACCGCTGGTATGTGCAGGTGATTCCTGAGCTGAATCCCGACGCATTCCGGGAAGCGCCGTGGCGGCTCAAAGGGGAAATCAATTTCGACATCGGCAACGGAGTGCCCCTGAAGCCCGCCGAGCAGTAA
- the ccoG gene encoding cytochrome c oxidase accessory protein CcoG, with protein sequence MSDRIPTREEQDGDGEVRYRMLYESDDKVYIRHIRGVYTRIRKYTGLPLLLAFFFIPWLNIDGHQAVHFDLPARQFHILWTTFGPQDGFLLAWLLIIAAFALFAVTTWLGRVWCGFTCPQTVWTLMFIWAERVCEGDRSKRMKLDASPWGVEKVLRKSGTHAIWLFISLATALAFVGYFYGIRDLVVDLATFNAHPQGVFWVAFFTFATYMNAGFLREQVCKYMCPYARFQSVMYDKDTLAVYYDARRGEARGPRKKNVDYRAQGMGDCIDCYWCVQVCPVDIDIRDGMQYECINCGLCVDACNSVMDKMEYPRGLIRFTSEDELEGAKTRFARPRLFGYALILLLMTGLFAHQVVTRSPVQAEVLRDRGARMYRVSQGLVQNVYTVKINNMDQKPHEFSIHVEGKDGYDYSLRMQRGTRVNPGEIYSVPIRVSVPQQQLKETKHDIEIVIQAKDAPELGDRHKTVFIGPK encoded by the coding sequence GTGAGCGACAGAATACCCACACGGGAAGAGCAGGATGGCGATGGTGAAGTCCGCTATCGCATGCTCTACGAGTCTGATGACAAGGTCTACATCCGCCATATTCGCGGCGTCTACACCCGTATTCGCAAGTACACCGGGCTGCCATTGTTATTGGCGTTTTTCTTCATCCCCTGGCTCAATATCGATGGGCACCAGGCGGTGCATTTTGATCTCCCCGCGCGACAGTTTCATATTCTCTGGACCACGTTCGGCCCGCAGGACGGGTTCCTGCTTGCTTGGCTGTTGATCATAGCGGCCTTTGCACTGTTTGCAGTTACGACCTGGTTGGGCAGGGTGTGGTGTGGCTTCACCTGTCCGCAGACGGTGTGGACGCTGATGTTCATCTGGGCCGAACGCGTGTGCGAGGGGGATCGCAGCAAGCGGATGAAGCTGGATGCATCGCCCTGGGGCGTGGAAAAAGTACTGCGCAAGAGCGGCACTCACGCCATCTGGCTGTTTATCTCCCTGGCTACAGCGCTGGCCTTTGTGGGGTACTTCTATGGAATCCGCGATCTGGTGGTGGATCTCGCGACCTTCAATGCGCATCCTCAGGGCGTGTTCTGGGTAGCTTTTTTCACGTTTGCCACCTACATGAATGCGGGCTTCCTGCGCGAGCAGGTATGCAAGTACATGTGCCCCTACGCGCGCTTCCAGTCGGTGATGTACGACAAGGATACCCTGGCGGTCTACTACGATGCCCGTCGCGGCGAGGCGCGAGGCCCGCGCAAGAAAAACGTCGACTACAGAGCCCAGGGTATGGGTGACTGCATCGACTGCTACTGGTGTGTGCAGGTGTGCCCGGTGGATATCGATATCCGCGATGGCATGCAGTACGAATGCATCAACTGTGGTCTCTGCGTCGATGCCTGTAACAGCGTTATGGACAAGATGGAGTACCCCCGAGGTCTGATCCGCTTCACATCCGAAGATGAACTCGAAGGTGCCAAAACCCGTTTTGCACGCCCCCGGCTGTTTGGCTATGCGTTGATTTTACTGCTGATGACAGGACTGTTTGCGCACCAGGTGGTGACCCGCAGCCCGGTGCAGGCGGAAGTGCTGAGAGACCGCGGTGCGCGTATGTACCGGGTATCTCAGGGGCTGGTGCAGAATGTCTACACGGTCAAAATCAACAATATGGATCAGAAGCCTCACGAGTTCAGCATCCATGTCGAGGGCAAGGACGGGTACGATTACTCGCTGCGTATGCAGCGAGGCACCAGGGTGAATCCGGGGGAGATATACTCCGTGCCCATCCGTGTCAGTGTGCCCCAGCAGCAGCTCAAGGAAACCAAGCACGATATCGAAATCGTGATTCAGGCCAAGGATGCCCCGGAACTTGGGGACCGCCATAAAACCGTATTTATCGGTCCCAAATGA